The following are encoded in a window of Fulvia fulva chromosome 7, complete sequence genomic DNA:
- a CDS encoding putative guanine deaminase, with amino-acid sequence MGEIANETISNMALERTIYIGPFVHCESLTELDVAVNGMIGVDEAGKLAFVLRDAKGKQIPTQEGWEDAKVVRINARHGFFFPGFIDTHIHASQYPNAGIFGKSTLLDWLNTYTFPLERSFEDLKQATRVYNRVIARTLSHGTTTACYFATIHVPATNLLADICQSRGQRAFVGRVCMDTLGPDDYRDESAQHSLDRTKECIEHIRQIDPDFELVTPIITPRFAPSCCSDSLALLGKLQAQTGLPVQTHFSENKAEIQFVKAMFPDSKHYSDVYDTAGLLTSKTILAHAVHLTPEEITLLRNRKAKISHCPASNTALTSGAAPIRHLLNEGLDIGLGTDISGGYTTSLLAEAREAVMVSRHRAMIDGDEAKLSVEEALYLATRGGAKVVGLEDRIGGFEVGMDWDAQMVTFADVGDEIGLDLRDGPVDIFGSLGYSEKMEKWVFTGDDRNTLAVWVKGRLVHAREVIQA; translated from the exons ATGGGCGAAATTGCAAACGAGACTATCAGCAACATGGCCCTGGAGAGAACGATATACATCGGCCCCTTTGTCCACTGTGAATCTTTGACTGAACTGGACGTCGCTGTAAATGGCATGATCGGAGTCGACGAGGCTGGCAAGCTTGCGTTTGTCCTACGAGATGCGAAAGGCAAACAGATCCCCACACAGGAAGGGTGGGAAGATGCTAAAGTTGTGCGGATCAATGCGAGGCATGGATTTTTCTTTCCGGGATTCATAG ATACGCATATCCACGCTTCACAGTACCCGAATGCTGGCATTTTTGGCAAGTCGACGCTTCTGGATTGGTTGAATACTTATACATTTCCCCTGGAGAGGTCGTTTGAGGATTTGAAGCAGGCTACGAGGGTTTATAATCGGGTTATTGCGAGGACGCTCAGTCATGGGACGACGACGGCGTGCTATTTTGCGACTATTCATGTGCCGGCGACCAATCTTCTAGCGGACATCTGCCAATCTCGTGGGCAACGGGCGTTTGTTGGGAGAGTGTGTATGGACACCCTGGGACCGGATGACTATCGCGATGAGTCTGCTCAGCACAGTCTCGATCGCACGAAGGAGTGTATCGAACACATTCGCCAGATCGACCCAGATTTCGAGCTCGTCACGCCCATCATAACACCACGATTCGCTCCTTCTTGCTGTTCAGACAGTCTAGCACTTCTGGGAAAGCTCCAAGCACAGACGGGCCTCCCAGTCCAGACTCACTTCAGCGAGAACAAAGCCGAGATTCAATTCGTGAAAGCCATGTTCCCCGACTCCAAACACTACTCAGACGTCTACGACACCGCCGGCCTCCTGACGTCGAAGACGATCCTCGCGCACGCAGTCCACCTCACACCCGAAGAAATCACCTTACTAAGGAACCGAAAGGCCAAGATCAGCCACTGTCCCGCCAGCAACACCGCCCTAACATCCGGAGCCGCACCCATCCGGCACCTCCTCAACGAAGGCCTAGACATAGGCCTCGGCACAGACATCAGCGGCGGCTACACCACCAGCCTCCTCGCCGAAGCCCGCGAAGCCGTCATGGTCTCCCGACACCGCGCCATGATCGACGGCGACGAGGCAAAACTCTCCGTCGAGGAAGCACTCTACCTTGCAACTCGCGGTGGTGCAAAGGTCGTTGGGCTGGAAGATCGGATAGGAGGCTTTGAGGTGGGCATGGACTGGGATGCGCAGATGGTGACGTTCGCGGACGTGGGAGATGAGATTGGGCTGGATTTGAGGGATGGGCCTGTGGATATATTTGGTTCTCTGGGGTATAGTGAGAAGATGGAGAAGTGGGTGTTTACGGGTGATGATAGGAATACGCTGGCGGTGTGGGTGAAGGGAAGGTTGGTGCATGCTAGGGAGGTGATTCAGGCTTGA
- a CDS encoding Ras-like GTP-binding protein yields MGSTSPPTSLEAKIVVLGSQGVGKTTLVHRYVKNTYIPPTKAQSTIGASFLTTRVHDPESSSTLRLQIWDTAGQERFRSISRLYYRGANAAILCYDVTSKKSFDEMGVWLRELKENCGLEAEHDMIVHVVGTKGDIVAQDPRRREVPFERCIGYVAEQLYPASITPGMSSTAWGSPPSTANGRGGLRPVEPVNSPHSNRSSGFWGQEHIWDCCHEISAKDGEGIEEVFRVITRKLVEQHGKRQELQKMMEDAMLGGRTPGLDGQPGTPGYFDLPGGGTGSFRVGHGDKRRSWLGALSTPGGLTHYSDDGMEDEVKSGARKGRCC; encoded by the coding sequence ATGGGCTCCACCTCACCACCCACCTCCCTCGAAGCCAAGATCGTCGTCCTCGGCTCCCAAGGCGTAGGCAAAACAACCCTCGTGCACCGCTACGTGAAAAACACCTACATCCCCCCAACCAAAGCGCAAAGCACCATCGGCGCCTCCTTCCTCACCACCCGCGTCCACGACCCCGAATCAAGCTCCACCCTCCGCCTCCAAATTTGGGACACAGCCGGCCAAGAGCGCTTCCGCTCCATCTCCCGCCTCTACTACCGCGGCGCCAACGCAGCGATTCTGTGTTACGACGTCACGTCAAAGAAGAGTTTCGACGAGATGGGCGTGTGGTTGAGGGAGTTGAAGGAGAATTGTGGGTTGGAGGCGGAGCATGATATGATTGTGCATGTGGTGGGCACGAAGGGGGATATTGTGGCGCAGGATCCGAGGCGGAGGGAGGTGCCGTTTGAGAGGTGTATTGGGTATGTTGCTGAGCAGCTTTATCCGGCTAGCATTACGCCGGGGATGTCGTCGACGGCGTGGGGGAGTCCGCCGAGTACTGCGAATGGAAGAGGAGGACTAAGGCCGGTGGAGCCGGTGAATAGTCCGCATAGTAATCGCTCGAGTGGATTCTGGGGGCAGGAACATATTTGGGACTGTTGTCATGAGATCTCCGCGAAGGATGGGGAGGGGATTGAGGAGGTGTTTAGAGTGATTACGAGGAAACTGGTGGAACAGCACGGGAAGAGGCAGGAATTACAGAAGATGATGGAGGACGCAATGCTCGGCGGCAGAACGCCTGGTCTGGACGGACAGCCTGGGACGCCTGGATACTTTGATCTTCCAGGTGGTGGAACGGGGAGTTTTAGAGTGGGACATGGGGATAAGAGACGGAGTTGGCTTGGGGCGTTATCGACGCCGGGTGGGTTGACGCACTATAGTGATGATGGGATGGAGGATGAGGTTAAGAGTGGTGCGAGGAAGGGGCGGTGTTGTTGA
- a CDS encoding Cyclin-L1 has protein sequence MAPITEPSHLLNPLATSLQLETSASQLDGLPSELEDSVRFETARLTQAAGILLRLPQEIIAQAIVILQRVWTGPDGGSLLEHDSKVTAAAALFLAAKPSSQPVTPRQVLTSFAYLTSLPPGQLASSAAEGKLDSSWHLSEGQYEIKGNTLYEIEAHILRVLGFQTHVALPHTLCINYLQTLDVFQSSAGTLVAKAAFQHLNTALLSTQLLYLTHQPSALATAAIYLAAKDVGVKLPEVEWWEVFDLDREELGFLVVALRSAEGFSLEEQRKWGRRKVPTSVEELQAEIERSRMLENGQ, from the exons ATGGCGCCTATCACGGAGCCTTCCCATCTACTCAACCCACTCGCCACTTCCCTCCAGCTCGAGACCTCAGCAAGTCAACTCGATGGCCTGCCTAGCGAGCTCGAGGACTCAGTGCGGTTCGAAACAGCACGACTCACCCAGGCGGCTGGCATCCTACTTCGTCTGCCTCAGGAAATAATCGCTCAAGCCATCGTCATTCTGCAGAGGGTTTGGACTGGTCCTGATGGCGGCAGTCTGCTTGAGCATGATTCAAAG GTTACCGCCGCAGCAGCCCTCTTTCTTGCAGCCAAGCCGTCTTCTCAACCTGTGACTCCGAGACAGGTGCTCACGTCATTCGCCTACCTGACGAGTCTGCCACCCGGGCAGCTTGCGTCGTCCGCGGCAGAGGGCAAGCTGGATTCGTCATGGCATCTGTCAGAAGGCCAGTACGAGATTAAGGGGAACACACTCTACGAGATTGAAGCGCACATCCTCCGCGTACTAGGCTTCCAGACCCATGTTGCGCTCCCGCACACACTGTGCATCAACTACCTGCAGACACTAGACGTCTTCCAGTCCTCCGCCGGCACCCTTGTCGCAAAAGCAGCATTTCAACACCTGAACACGGCCCTGCTAAGCACACAACTTCTCTACCTCACTCACCAGCCCTCGGCACTTGCTACAGCTGCCATCTACCTAGCTGCGAAGGACGTTGGCGTGAAGCTGCCGGAAGTTGAATGGTGGGAAGTGTTTGATCTCGACCGGGAAGAACTTGGATTCTTAGTCGTTGCGCTCAGAAGTGCCGAAGGCTTTTCCTTGGAGGAGCAGCGAAAGTGGGGTCGGAGGAAAGTGCCAACTTCAGTAGAGGAACTTCAAGCGGAGATAGAGCGGTCTCGCATGCTGGAGAATGGCCAGTAG